CCCTAACATCGTATCTGTGATCATCGCAAGCGATAAAAGTCCTTTAAAATGTTGGTCACTATCTAGCACGGGGATCTTAGCATACTTGACTTTTGTTAAAACTAGAAAGGCGTGATCAAGATTATTCGTTTCTTGTACATTAGCTACGATCTCAGCAGGGATCAAAAACTTATCTCGGCGTTTATTTAACATTTCTTCAACTGGTTTTGAAAGCATAAGATCAACTATCATTCCCTTCTCAGTTTTTATCTTTGCTTATTTTTCTTATCAAAAATCGATAACTACCCTTATTGTATGCGTTTTTATAAAAATTACAACTAGATCTTCGATTAGAAAAAACTAATTACATTAAAGAATATCTAAAAAATATCGTTTATTTTGCAAAAAAAATATTCTACATGCCTATTGACACGCACTAGAGCAATGATTATAGTTATATGAGTATTTATATTTCATTGTTTATTTTTTACTAGGAGGAAGCTATGGAATTTCCATTACTTACTAAGCTCGCAGCCGAATTTTTTGGAACTGCGTTAATGATCGTTCTTGGTAACGGTTCGGTCGCAAACGTTGAATTGAAAGGTACTAAAGGCCACCACAGTGGTTGGATCATCATCTCGATCGGATATGGTTTTGCTGTTATGATCCCTGCTTTGATGTTTGGTAGTGTCTCTGGTAACCATATCAACCCAGCATTTACGCTTGGCTTAGCAATTGCTGGGGACTTCCCATGGTCACAAGTTTTACCGTACATAAGTGTTCAATTACTTGGGGCGATCGTTGGTCAATTGATCGTTATCGCGTGCTTTAAACCACACTATGATCTGACTAAAGATCCAGAGGCGATCTTAGCTACATTCTCAACGATCGACGCAACAAAGAGTCGTTTTAACGGTTTCGTCAATGAATTTTTCGGAACATTTACTTTAGTCTTCAGTGCTTTAGCGATCACACATTCGCCGATCTTTGCGCATGGTAACCAAGGTGCTGGTTTTATCGGGATCGGGTTGCTCGTTATGGTTATCGTTACATCTTTTGGGGGGCCGACTGGTCCAGCTTTGAACCCAGCACGTGACTTTGGTCCACGTCTAGTTCATGCTTTATTACCACTTAAGCACAAAGGCTCCTCCCAATGGGATTATGCTTGGATCCCTGTCTTAGCTCCATTTTTAGCTGGTGCTTGTGCAACTTTGCTTTACAAAGCAATTTTTGGTTTATAATATGCTAAAATGAAAAGGCGCGATCTGATCGTTAGCCTTTTTATTTTACCTTCAATCAACTGAAAGGATGCTCTTTATGTCTCAAAATAAATTAACGACAATTGGCCTTTATCTCTGGCGCTTACTTAAGTTTGGTCTTTTATTTGGTTTGATCATCTTGCCACAATTTGCGCTTCTCTTACCTAGTTGGTTTCCCAAAAACTATTCTCCGCTGACTAAAATAGCTGTAGCTTGGCTTTTCTTTAGTTTAGCTTATGTTTTAGCCGTTTTTTGTCTTTTCAAACAATTCAAGCCCCGCAAATTAGCACCGATCAAAGGTAAAATGACCAATGATGTGATCGTCGGTTTTATTGCTTTTTTATTCATCAAGATCTTATATGGCTTTATCAGTAATATTCAAACAACTCAAAATGACGCTGCTTTAAGACAGATGTTTTCGCTCTCGACCTCAGCTATGTTGATGATGACGCTTATGACTATCTTTATGGCTCCACTTTGTGAAGAACTTCTTTTCCGCGGACTCTTTATGCAGTATTTCTTTCCTAATAGTCGTTTTTTAGCGATCTTCTTTAGCGGTGCTTGTTTCGGAGCGATCCATTTCCATAGTGGGGATGACCTAACTGTACTTCTCTTATATATGTCATTTGGCTGGATCTTGGCTTATTACTACAAAAAATCTGACAATCTTTTAGTTCCGATCACGATCCACTTTTTAAATAATCTTCCAGCCGCTTTAGTCATTTTACTTTCTAATTTAGCCTAAAAAAATAGCGCTGCTCCCTACGGAACAGCACTATTTTTTTGCTTATTTATTTAAACGTGCATTAAGTTCTTTTGTCAATTCTTCAAAACCTGGACGTCCAAGTAAAGCAAACATATTCTTCTTGTATGCTTCGACCCCAGGTTGGTTGAATGGGTTGATCCCATTCAAGTAACCTGAAATGCCGACTGCGATCTCAAAGAAGTAGATCATGTAGCCTAATGTATAGGCACTTTGATCTGGGATCGTCACGATCATGTTAGGCACATCACCGTCTGTGTGAGCTAAAACGACACCTTCCATGGCACGGTCGTTGACATAGTTCATTGTCTTACCTTCTAAGTAAGCAAGTCCATCTAAGTTTTCGTCTTCTTTTGGAATGACTGTATCATGTGTTGGTTTAGCAACATGGATCACAGTTTCCATCAAGTTGCGACGTCCTTCTTGGATATATTGACCTAAAGAGTGCAGATCTGTAGTAAAGTTAGCTGATGAAGGATAGATACCTTTTTGATCTTTACCTTCAGATTCACCCATCAATTGTTTCCACCATTCTGCAAAGTATTGCAAGGTTGGTTCGTAGTTTTCCAAGATCTCTGTCGTATATCCTTTACGGTATAAAATGTTACGTAAAGCAGCGTATTGGTAAGCTTCGTTTTTAGCTAGATCTTTATCACTGTAATCGCTGCGAGCATCAGCAGCACCTTGCATCAAAGCATCGATATCTGCGCCAGAAACAGCGATCGGTAAAAGACCAACTGGTGTCAAGACTGAGAAACGACCACCGACATCATCAGGGATCACGAATGTTTCGTAACCTTCAGCATCAGCTTCAGTCTTCAAAGCGCCCCGAGCACGGTCTGTTGTAGCGTAGATCCGCTTTTTAGCGCCTTCTTCACCATATTTTTCGATCAATTTTTCTTTGAAGACACGGAAAGCGATCGATGGTTCTGTTGTTGTACCTGACTTAGAGATCACGTTGACAGAGAAATCTTTATCTCCGATGAGTTCAACTAGATCATGTACATAAGAACCTGAGATCGAGTTACCTGCAAAGAAGATCTGTGGTGCTTTACGCTCTTCTTTTGAAAGTAAGTTGAAGAATGTGTTGTTCAAAAAGTCGATCGCTGCCCGAGCGCCTAAGTAAGAGCCCCCGATCCCGATCACAACTAAAACATCTGAATCAGCTTTGATCTTTTCAGCTGCTTCTTTGATCCGAGCAAATTCTTCTTTGTCATAATCAACTGGAAGATCTAACCAGCCACGAAAATCTGCCCCTGCACCAGTACCTTGGCGTAATTGTTCGTCAGCAGCATTGACCATTGCTTGCATTTCATTTAATTCATTTTCATGAACGAATTTTGTCAAATTGGAACTATCAAATTTAATATGTGCCATCTAACTACCTCTCCTTTATAAAAGATATACTTCTTCGGCTTTAATTATACTATATAATACAGATTTTTAAAGTATAAACACTAGATAAATTAAGATTTTTACTTAAAAATCCTTAAAACCTATTATAAAAAAAGACCATCTCAGTGATAGTCTCTTCTTTTTTATTTTAAAAGCCCTAACATCACACCACCGATGATGACCATCAATGAGCCAAGCGTGACATAGACCATTTCACGTTTTGTTTTATGTTCTCCCAATAAGAGGATCGAACCAAAGGTCGAAATAACGATCCCTGTTTGAGACAGTGAAAAGCTAACTGCTAGACCGATCATCGCTGTAGCTTGGAACATGCATAAATTACCTGTCCCCCAAACTAAACCAGTAACAATGTTTTTGAAACTTTCTTTTTTAAATGCATCTTTTCCAAGCGCAAAAACTGAAGCTCCAGCGACCATCCCGATCGCTTGCGGTAAA
This window of the Ligilactobacillus faecis genome carries:
- a CDS encoding MIP/aquaporin family protein; protein product: MEFPLLTKLAAEFFGTALMIVLGNGSVANVELKGTKGHHSGWIIISIGYGFAVMIPALMFGSVSGNHINPAFTLGLAIAGDFPWSQVLPYISVQLLGAIVGQLIVIACFKPHYDLTKDPEAILATFSTIDATKSRFNGFVNEFFGTFTLVFSALAITHSPIFAHGNQGAGFIGIGLLVMVIVTSFGGPTGPALNPARDFGPRLVHALLPLKHKGSSQWDYAWIPVLAPFLAGACATLLYKAIFGL
- a CDS encoding CPBP family intramembrane glutamic endopeptidase, with the protein product MSQNKLTTIGLYLWRLLKFGLLFGLIILPQFALLLPSWFPKNYSPLTKIAVAWLFFSLAYVLAVFCLFKQFKPRKLAPIKGKMTNDVIVGFIAFLFIKILYGFISNIQTTQNDAALRQMFSLSTSAMLMMTLMTIFMAPLCEELLFRGLFMQYFFPNSRFLAIFFSGACFGAIHFHSGDDLTVLLLYMSFGWILAYYYKKSDNLLVPITIHFLNNLPAALVILLSNLA
- a CDS encoding glucose-6-phosphate isomerase, which encodes MAHIKFDSSNLTKFVHENELNEMQAMVNAADEQLRQGTGAGADFRGWLDLPVDYDKEEFARIKEAAEKIKADSDVLVVIGIGGSYLGARAAIDFLNNTFFNLLSKEERKAPQIFFAGNSISGSYVHDLVELIGDKDFSVNVISKSGTTTEPSIAFRVFKEKLIEKYGEEGAKKRIYATTDRARGALKTEADAEGYETFVIPDDVGGRFSVLTPVGLLPIAVSGADIDALMQGAADARSDYSDKDLAKNEAYQYAALRNILYRKGYTTEILENYEPTLQYFAEWWKQLMGESEGKDQKGIYPSSANFTTDLHSLGQYIQEGRRNLMETVIHVAKPTHDTVIPKEDENLDGLAYLEGKTMNYVNDRAMEGVVLAHTDGDVPNMIVTIPDQSAYTLGYMIYFFEIAVGISGYLNGINPFNQPGVEAYKKNMFALLGRPGFEELTKELNARLNK